In the Flavobacterium sp. 90 genome, ATAAACTAACAGACAACCAATCTGTAACGCCGTAAATACCGCCCAATTTTGTGGTAGCATTGTCAAGACCAAAAAAGCTGTCAAAGCCATTTTTAACACTTCCAAAACGGTGAGAAACCACAAAATAGAACTCTTTTTTTGCAGCCATTTTTGTGGTCTGTAACGTTACGAGTTGTAAAGCTTTGAAAGTTGCGGTAGAATACGTGTCTTCTACCTGAGTAGAATCAAGGCTTTTTAATAAATCATCTTGCGAATAAGACATCGTGACTAGAAAAAGGCAGATTGTAACTAGAAATTTTTTCATAAATAGATTAATTGGTTTGTTTATTAATGGTGCATTGGTCTATTTTAACCTCTTGAAATAGTTCGTCGTAACCAATGCATTTGCCTTTTACCGTTACTTTATTATTTAAAAGTGCAGGTTTAACTTTTTGAGTAAACAGACAAAAAACATTCATTTCAAGTATGATTTCAGAATCCTTTTGTTTGGTTACTTGGCCTGTTATTTCAATAGTTTTGTTGAGGTACAATGCGTCTGCTTTTTTGGGATCAGCATCATAATCTTCAAGTAATTTTTTTGCCGATATGCTGAAATCCGGCATTTCTGATGCTATATTTCGGGCTTCTTTAAATATAAAGCCGTAATAAAAATAAATGCCCGCCGAAGTCACTATCAATAAGGCCGCAATTACAAATACTATTTTTTTTCTTTTCATATTTTTTCATTTGGTAATAGACAATAGTCTAACAGCCTTGGTAGAAATTACGCTACCAAAGAATTGTTATTTGTAATAAACTAAAAGAGGAAAACAAGATTCTTTAAAATCCTGTCACAATAGAATTTTGAGATTCATAATATTTCAAATTAGCCCAAAAAATATTGGACTAATCTGAAATATTGCATAAAGGAATTAACTAAATTTCTTTGCTGCTTTATATCGCAAGTGGCGAATCTTTTACCGGAACTGGCCAAACAGCCGGAGCAGGAAAACTGATTCCTTTGTTTGAACCTCTTACGCTTGCGTCTTGTCCAAAATAGTACAAAGGCCAACCATTGTAAGCTATTTGAGATTTACCAAATACTGTAATTACACTAAATTTAGCTTTGTCAAGAACAGAAGGAACTACAATTTTATCAGTTTCATATATTGGCCAAACTCCATTGTTTGAAAAGTCTGATTTTGTAAAATTGTTTTTCTTGAAATTATCATTTTTGAATGTATACAAAGTCAAACCTTTAGCATCTGTGAAATAAGTAGTTGCACCATCTCCAACTGTATAATCTGATTTGTAGTTTTTGCCGTCATGACCTACAAGCTGGCTTCTTACAAGCATAATCGAATAATCTGGTTTTGCAATAAACCAAATACCGCCAACTCCGTCTCCTGTTGTTTGACCTGCAACTTCAGGTACGTTTTTACCAGCATTTCCGTATCCATCACCTGCAGAAACCGGTGCGTAGTAATACAAAGGCCAACCTTTATATGTTACTTGTTTTTTGCCGGATGCATTAGTTACTGTACCAAAATCTGCTAATGCTAATCCTGTACCTAATTTATCTGCCGTTAAATTATCTACGACAAAAGCTGGCCATAAAGCTTCACAACCGCCTGTGCACGAAACTTGTCCGTTTGCATCCGTTCCGAAAAAATATAGAGATCTACCGCTTTTATCTGTCAGATAAGAACCCAAAGTTGCACTTGTAGAAAGATTAACTTCTGTTTTTAAGACCGGAGGAGTAGGAGTGCTATTGTCATTGCTGTTATCACTACTACAAGCGAAAAATGTAGTTGCTACAAAAGCAGTCAAAACGAGTTTAATTTGTTTTAATTTCATTGTCTTTTTGATTAGATTAATTTTATATAAAGGGGGAAAAAGTACTTTACAGAAATAGTAAAGTGTTTTATTGTTTGATTTGATATCATGAAGTCATACTTGTTTTTAAGAAGTATTTCGTTCCGTTATTTTAGACTATGAACTGTCATGAAAATAAAGTGTCAAATTTTTTATAGGCGTCATATTTACTATTTGAAAGGATTCAATAGTAAAACAAGCTTGTAGTAATTTACCCTACCAAAAAAATGATATTTTATGAAAAAAAATAAAAATAAGAGAAAGAGTTTAGTAGAAACCTTGTAGAAATAGTATTATAAAGAAACTCTAAAGCTCACGTTTGGAGTTCTTTGCAATGCGAATGTTTCAACTTCTTCGATAGAATTTGTTAGAGAACTAATTCTATAATATTCGCTGATTTCGTTTTTTCTGTTTAGGATATTCAGGATTGAGATTCCTAGTTTGTACTGAATTCCATTTGTAGTTTCCCACTTATAAGTAGAAGAAATATTAACCTGCGAAAATATATGCAAATTCGTATTATTTGGTCTGTTGTAAATTAATATAGGATTCGCCTGATCAATTTGAGAAACATCCGGAGAAGTTTTTGGTCTTCCTGAGGTCCATTTTGTCCCTAAGGCAATTTTAAAATTATTTCTTTCATAAATTCCTGCCCAGGAAACGCTGTGCATTAACTCGAAGTTGTTTGGAAAAACAGGGGGTTCGAAATTCGGAAAATGATAATTATTATGATTATAAGTATAGCTTAACCATGTCAGAAAATGATTCATTCTTTTTTGAACAAGCATTTCTGCTCCCCAAATTTCATAATCGCCGGTTGTTCTGACAAATTCTAACTGATTTTGAAAGCCCTGACTCGAAGTTGTGATTCCGGTTACTTTTTTATAAAAGTTTTCGATATCAAGTAACCAGTCATTCTTTTTGTAGAATAAATTTAAAGACAATTGTCTGCTTCTTTGAATAGGAATTGTGGAGTTGTTGGAGATAATCCAACGTCTTTTTTCGATACCAAAATAATCCTTTTGCAAATCGATAATTTGTTGTGAATTTTGACTTTTTAGTTCGCCAAGTAATTCTAAATTCAGGCTTTTACTAATGCCATAACTAAATTGAACTCGTGGTTCTACAATGAATTTTTTAAATTTTTCGATATAATTTATTCGGGTTCCAACTTTAAAATAAGTTCTTGAAAGTGTGTCGTTGTATTTTCCTTCCAAGATTAAAGCGTGAGTTCTCAAAACGTCTTTTACTTTACGATAGAAATCAGGATTTGTAACTTCTTCCAGATTAGTAATGCCCATTTCGTTAAATTGATAACCATCGTCAAAACTAAATTTAGAATTAATAATATGATTGTTTTCTAAGTTAACTCCGTTATTGTTTACCGTATTTTCCTGAATTACAATTTGATCTCCAACAGTAGTTTTTTGGTTTGCCAAAAGTTCATACGAAGAATTATAAACATTAATTTTAGTGGTATTATAGTCGTTCCAGTTTCTCTTCCACGACAAATTTCCGCCATAATTTTGCTGGCGTAAAACATTGTTTTCCGATTTGTTTATATTATAAACTGTTGCGCTTTGAAAAACTTCCAGATTGTCTTTTATAGTAATCAAATCAAGTACCAGTTGATCTTTGCTTCCAATTTTTTGAGCGTATTTAAGCGTCGCATCGTAGAAATCAAATTTTTTGGCACTTTGATAATCGATGTTTTGTTTGTCCGAAAAATCAGTGATTGTAGTGTTCTGAAATACTTTATTGAAATATTCTTTATACGTAGGCGTTTCGATAAAATCAGTAATAGATTTACGTGCCGAAATTTCGATATAACTCTTTTTCGAAAGATTATATTTCCCGTAAACATCAGCATTAATCATATTGATTCCTGCGCTAAAAGAGTTTTTTTCGGTAGTTTCCGGAGTCGAAGAAATTGAAACAACACTAGAAACACTTTCGCCGTAAAAGGCTGAACTTCCGTTTTTATAAATAGAAATTGTGTGCGCTAAATTTGGATTAAAAACAGATATTAAACCAAAGAAATGTCCCGTTTGAAACATTCGGATTCCGTTCCACAAAAATAAATTCTGATCGTGAGTTCCGCCTCGAACATTAATACTCGATACGCTTTCGTCTAAACTGTTTACGCCCGGAATTTGCTGCATAGTCTGCAAAGCATCAGGTTCTATAAGTCCCGGCAGAATACCGAATTTCTTAGGTTTTATTTCGAAAGATCCATCGTTATTTTTTGAAATCCCCGAAGCTAAAATTGCAGTGGTTTTAATTTCTTCGAGCTCTGTGATTTGAGGTTCTAATTGTATTTGAAAACAGTTTTTTGGATCAGGATTATCTGCGGCGATTCTTTTGGTTACGAATCCAACGTGACTAATCAGGAATGTATTTGCATCTTGTTCCTGAAACTCAAAATAACCATTTGAATCCGTTGTCACCTGATTTTTATTGGTTAGGCTAATGTTTGCGTTTTCGATAGGTTTTTTATCTGTACTCGAAAAAACGTATCCACAAATTACTTTAGATTCAATGTCTTTTTTATAAATATTAATGAATTTGTTTCCAATATTTTCAAAAGAAAGATTGGTATTTCTGGCAAGATATTGCAGTTTTTGATCTAACGAAAGTGATTTTTTAGGAGAATATATTTGAAGATTAGCAATTAAATCTTCGGTATAATTAAAAGTTACCTGATGTTGCTTTTCAATCTCAATTATGATTTTTTTAATAGGCACAAGTTTTCCTTTGTCCTGAGCAAAAAGATTCAGGACAAGGAAAAATGTAAAGAACAAAAAATGAAATTGTTTGGGGGCCAACATTTATTTTTCGTCAAAAATTATTTTATTGTTTGAGACTTTTTTAGCCTCTAAATTATAAGTTGTACCAATAATTTGTAAAGCAATATCCAGATTTTTGGCTGGTAATTTTCCTGTAAATAAGGAGATTGTGTCTTTAGTTTTCAATTCGATTTTAATGTTATATTGTCTTTCAACTTCATCCAGCAAGGTTCTGATGTTTTCTTTATAAAAACAAATCTGATTTTCTGTCCATTCCGGTTTTAATGAAGTAATTGTCATTTTAATTTGTTTTCCGTTTTCAAAACTTACGCCTTGTCCGTGGGTTAACAGAATTTGTGTGTTTCCATAATTTACTTTTACGCGTCCTTCATAACATACCACATCAAACCTGTTTTTTCGGGCTTTCACGTTAAATTGAGTTCCTAAAACCGATACTTTGCCAAGATTGGTTTGTACTTCAAATCGTCTTCCTTTTGAAACTCTGAAATAAGCTTCTCCCTTTAATTCAAGTCGTCTGTTGTTGTCCCAATTCCATTTTTTATAATTTATTTCAGAACCTGAATTTAGAACCACTTCAGAATTATCTGGCAACGAGAAAGTTGTTTTTTCTCCAAAAGCTGCTTTTTCCGTATGAGGCACATAAACTTTCATTGCAAAGGTAATTCCAAGTGCAAGAATGAATATTGCCGCCGCTCTAAACATCCATTGTTTGTATAAAGGAACCACTTTTGGAGTCACTTTTTCCTGCTTCAAAATGTTCGATAACATGGCATTCTCATCAAAATCATCTACTTCTAAATGTTCTGTATAAATTTTAATTTTCTGGTATTTTTCAAAATCGGGACTTGCTTTAAATGCGGCTAATTCGTCTTCCGACAAATCATTGTTGAGCCATTTTGCTAATAATCGATTTTTTTTCATTGTACTGATATTATATATTAAAACAATTGGAACTAATTTTACCCTACTTTTATAAATCAATTTCTTTACGAAGACTTAACAAAGCCAGATGAATGCGCTTTTCTACCGCCTTTACGCTAATTTCTAACTCCAAAGCGATTTCGCTGTATTTCTTTCCATCAATTCGATGCATCAAAAAAGCGATACGTTGTTTTTCGTTGAGGTTTTCAATAGCTTTTAATAGTTTGGATTGAAATTGTTTTTCTTCTAAAAGATATTCGGGATTTTCATTTGTTTTGTCTAAACCGGTGAAGTTTTTTTCATATTTCAAAACAACTTTCTGATGTGCAATTTCGTTAAGACTGCTATTATTGGCAATCGTATAAAGGTATGATTTCGCTTTTTCGATTGGCACCGAAGCGCAGTTTTGCCATAATTTTACAAATGCTTCCTGAGCAACATCTTCTGCCTGATCACTATTGCCAAACTTGTATAAAAGAAAATTTCGAAGTGCTTTTACGTGACTTTTGAAAAAAGACGAAAAGATTATTTCATCGCAAGTGTTTGATTCGGGTTTATTTGGCATTTGGATTTTCAATTTGTACCCAACAAAAGTATTTGTTTTTATTTTAAGTAGGGTAAAAGTAAAGATGATTGTTTTATATAAGAATAAAATGGTATTGGCTTTTGATAATTTAGTACAGATGCAGCCATCGAAATCCTTGATACCAAATTTATTAAAAAACAATTTCTCTTAATTTTATTATCTTTGTAAAAACATAATTATGTTCCCTTTAAAAAAATATTTATCACTAGTAGCTTTCCTGTTCTTATTGTCTTGTCAAAGCGATATGGTAGAGGAGAATTATAATCCGCAAGGAACAGTTACTAATGTTTCGCCGCTTACGACCTATTTGCAAAGGGTTGCAATGGTTCCAACTGTTCAGGATAATGTTATAGACGGTTCTACTTATTGCACGATAAAACTCCCTTATACTGTTACTGTAAACAGCGCAAAAATTGCCATTAATACAACTGCCGATTATCAAAAAGTAATAGACAATATCAACGCAAGTACTTATGATGATGATATTGTAAAAATTGATTTTCCGGTAACAATGGTTTACTACAATTACATTCAGAAATTAATTCCAAATCAGAATGATTTTCAAGCCTTAATCGATTATTGGAATCTTCTTCCTGATCTTTTATCCAAGATAAATGGATTAAATATCAATTATCCTATCACAATTAATATTTATAACAGCGCCAATCAAGTAGGAAGTTCTGTATCAATTGCAAGTGATGAAGCGTTTTTTAATTTTATACAAAATTTAAACAGCAGTCAGTATATTTCACTAAAATATCCAATTTCTATAGTAGATTATAATAATCAGACCAAATCGATAACAAGTAATTTAGATTTCGAAAATGCAATCAAATATGCGATTGATTATTGTCCGGAAAACAATACGGTAGCACTTGATTTTGCAGCAACAATAACAAATGGTTCGTGGTCAATTCCTTATTTCTTTACTGATTCTGATAAAACTTCTTATTTTTCCGGATATTCATTTGTTTTTAATACTGATAAATCTGTGGTTGCAACCAAAGGTTCAACTTCTGAAACCGGACAATGGGATACTTCTTTGCAATATGGAGTTAGGCAATTGAAGCTAACTTTTAGTTCAGGTTTGTTTAGTAAATTGAATAATAATAGTTGGCAATTGTTTGAGTTTAATAATTCTCAAGTAAGATTACGCGACGTAAGTAGTAGCACGAAATATCTTTATTTCGAAAAAGAATAAATCCTGATTTTTTGAGTTAATTCTTGTTTTTATTGCGTCAATAGGATTCCTTAGAATGATAGATTTTTATAAAAGTTATTTAATTAAACTTTTATAAATGCATTTCAAATATCTATTGGTCTTTTTTGTTTTATTTTCGATCCAATCACATTCACAACTTTTAGAAGATAAGAAAAATTTTCGCGCAGCAGATTCGTTACTGAAAGAACCAAGTTTTTCGGTTCACAAAGACAATTATTTTTTAACTGGAGTTCCAATAAACGAACCCATTACCAGAAATACTGCCGATGTAAAATATCAGGTAAGTTTTAAATTGCGATTAAAATCAAAGCCTTTATGGGGCGGTTTTTTTCCTTATCTAATGTACACTCAAAAAGCCTTTTGGGATATTTATGCAAGCTCAAAACCATTTTCAGAAATCAACTTTAATCCCGGTGTAGCCATTGTTCGTCCGTTTTATTTAAAAGGCGGAAGATTAACTTACGGAACAATTTCGCTCGAGCACGAATCAAACGGAAGAGATTCTATTTATTCCAGAACGTGGAATATGCTTGCTTTCTCTTTAAAATCACAAATTTCTCCGCGTTGGGTTGTTGGCTTAAGAGGATGGATTCCGCTTGTTGATAAAGAAGATAATCCCGGATTGACCAAATATGTTGGATATGGAGAAGCAAGCGCAACGTATCAAATACAGCCTGGAAGATGGAGCGCCGATATTCTTTTCAGAAAAGGAAGCGGACTTATCAATTACGGATCTTTGCAAACGCAGGTGAATTGGAGACCTTATAAAAAGGAGAATTATTATCTCACCTTGCAATGGTTTGTAGGTTATACCGAAAGTTTGATTGATTATCAGGAACACAAAAGTATGATACGTTTGGGATTTACAATCAAGCCAGAAAGTATGGGGATATTTTAAAGTTTCTTTTAGACAATTATGGCTAATTTTTTTTCGCGTAAAGTCGCAAAGGTTTTGTCATTTCAACGAAGGAGAAATCACACTCGAAACTCGACAAAGATTGAAATGTGCCGTTAGGTAAATCGCATTGGTAGAAACCAATGTGTATAGACAAGGTTATAAATGTGCCGTTAGGTACATCACATTGGTAGAAACCAACATGTAATCAAGGTTAGAAATGTGCCGTTAGGTACAAAATATAGGTAGAAATAATATCAAAATGTAATCAAGGTTATAAATGTGCCGTTAGGTACATCATATTGGTAGAAAAAACATTGATTATAATAATTTAGCGTGCCGTAGGTACGCAATGGACATCGTTTTTGTTGCGTACCTACGGCACGCTTGCACATTCCTGCTATAAGTTCTACCAATATTTTGTACCTAAAGGCACATTTTTACTGTTGATTCTCATCATTAATGCAATCGCTCATTGATTAATTTCTACCGATATTTTGTACCTAACGGCACATTTTTTACTGTTGATTCTAATCATTAATGCAATCGCTCAATGATTAATTTCTACCAATATAATGTACCTAACGGAACATTTTTACTGTTGATATACAATGTCAAAAGCCAAATCTTAGCGATGAGATTTGGCTTTTTTGGTGATGTAATTTTTAGCGTAATGGTTTGTTATTGTGTGTTTTAACTTTTTTTTATTAAATTTGGTATGACAATTTCTAGCAATACCTGTTATGGAAAAATTAAAACGCCCGGTTTATTTGAAAGCCGGTACTGATGATTTTTTTAAAAAGTTGCGCACAGAAGTGAACGAAACTATTTTACAAAATTCATCCTTGTACCAATTCAATATTATTAAGTCTCTGGCACTTGTATTTTTTTTCTTTTTATTTTATTCCTGTATTTTGCTGTTTGGAGACCAAACGCCTTTATTATTTCTCTTTTATATTTTGTGCGGTATCACAATGATCGTACTTTTTATAAATGCCTTTCACGATGCGGCACATGGAGCATTGTTTAGGAAATCAAAACATAACGAATGGTTTATGTATGTTCTCGAACTCTTTGGTGGCAACCACTGGCTTTGGACACGCAGGCATATTAATCTACATCACGCTTATCCAAACGTTCCAGATTGGGATAT is a window encoding:
- a CDS encoding sigma-70 family RNA polymerase sigma factor, which translates into the protein MPNKPESNTCDEIIFSSFFKSHVKALRNFLLYKFGNSDQAEDVAQEAFVKLWQNCASVPIEKAKSYLYTIANNSSLNEIAHQKVVLKYEKNFTGLDKTNENPEYLLEEKQFQSKLLKAIENLNEKQRIAFLMHRIDGKKYSEIALELEISVKAVEKRIHLALLSLRKEIDL
- a CDS encoding TonB-dependent receptor, with protein sequence MFFTFFLVLNLFAQDKGKLVPIKKIIIEIEKQHQVTFNYTEDLIANLQIYSPKKSLSLDQKLQYLARNTNLSFENIGNKFINIYKKDIESKVICGYVFSSTDKKPIENANISLTNKNQVTTDSNGYFEFQEQDANTFLISHVGFVTKRIAADNPDPKNCFQIQLEPQITELEEIKTTAILASGISKNNDGSFEIKPKKFGILPGLIEPDALQTMQQIPGVNSLDESVSSINVRGGTHDQNLFLWNGIRMFQTGHFFGLISVFNPNLAHTISIYKNGSSAFYGESVSSVVSISSTPETTEKNSFSAGINMINADVYGKYNLSKKSYIEISARKSITDFIETPTYKEYFNKVFQNTTITDFSDKQNIDYQSAKKFDFYDATLKYAQKIGSKDQLVLDLITIKDNLEVFQSATVYNINKSENNVLRQQNYGGNLSWKRNWNDYNTTKINVYNSSYELLANQKTTVGDQIVIQENTVNNNGVNLENNHIINSKFSFDDGYQFNEMGITNLEEVTNPDFYRKVKDVLRTHALILEGKYNDTLSRTYFKVGTRINYIEKFKKFIVEPRVQFSYGISKSLNLELLGELKSQNSQQIIDLQKDYFGIEKRRWIISNNSTIPIQRSRQLSLNLFYKKNDWLLDIENFYKKVTGITTSSQGFQNQLEFVRTTGDYEIWGAEMLVQKRMNHFLTWLSYTYNHNNYHFPNFEPPVFPNNFELMHSVSWAGIYERNNFKIALGTKWTSGRPKTSPDVSQIDQANPILIYNRPNNTNLHIFSQVNISSTYKWETTNGIQYKLGISILNILNRKNEISEYYRISSLTNSIEEVETFALQRTPNVSFRVSL
- a CDS encoding FecR family protein — protein: MKKNRLLAKWLNNDLSEDELAAFKASPDFEKYQKIKIYTEHLEVDDFDENAMLSNILKQEKVTPKVVPLYKQWMFRAAAIFILALGITFAMKVYVPHTEKAAFGEKTTFSLPDNSEVVLNSGSEINYKKWNWDNNRRLELKGEAYFRVSKGRRFEVQTNLGKVSVLGTQFNVKARKNRFDVVCYEGRVKVNYGNTQILLTHGQGVSFENGKQIKMTITSLKPEWTENQICFYKENIRTLLDEVERQYNIKIELKTKDTISLFTGKLPAKNLDIALQIIGTTYNLEAKKVSNNKIIFDEK
- a CDS encoding phospholipase A, translated to MHFKYLLVFFVLFSIQSHSQLLEDKKNFRAADSLLKEPSFSVHKDNYFLTGVPINEPITRNTADVKYQVSFKLRLKSKPLWGGFFPYLMYTQKAFWDIYASSKPFSEINFNPGVAIVRPFYLKGGRLTYGTISLEHESNGRDSIYSRTWNMLAFSLKSQISPRWVVGLRGWIPLVDKEDNPGLTKYVGYGEASATYQIQPGRWSADILFRKGSGLINYGSLQTQVNWRPYKKENYYLTLQWFVGYTESLIDYQEHKSMIRLGFTIKPESMGIF